From Choloepus didactylus isolate mChoDid1 chromosome 19, mChoDid1.pri, whole genome shotgun sequence, one genomic window encodes:
- the LOC119515266 gene encoding signal-regulatory protein beta-1-like, translated as MPGCASRPHPPVPSLLLTLLLLLTGAAGQEEEELRVTQPDKSVSVKAGELVTLRCIHSSLHPAGDTKWFKRAGPDQELIYEFKGGHFPRVKTVTDATKGGNLDFSIHISSITPSDTGTYYCVKFQKGTPDTEYKSGPGTRVSVSGRRELKGPECYTTFLVALLLIYKVLLAVGASAVYVHRKLRA; from the exons ATGCCCGGATGTGCCTCCCGGCCTCACCCTCCCGTGCCTTCCCTGCTGCTGACTCTGCTGCTGCTCCTCACAG GAGCGGCaggacaggaggaggaggagctgcggGTGACTCAGCCTGACAAGTCAGTGTCGGTCAAAGCCGGGGAGTTGGTCACCCTGCGTTGCATCCACTCCTCTCTGCACCCCGCGGGGGACACCAAGTGGTTCAAGAGGGCTGGGCCAGACCAGGAGTTAATCTATGAATTCAAAGGAGGCCACTTCCCCCGAGTAAAAACTGTTACAGATGCCACAAAGGGAGGCAACCTGGACTTTTCCATCCACATCAGTAGCATCACCCCGTCTGACACCGGCACCTACTACTGTGTGAAGTTCCAGAAAGGGACCCCAGACACGGAGTACAAGTCTGGTCCGGGCACCCGGGTGTCCGTGAGTGGA AGGAGGGAGCTGAAGG GCCCAGAGTGCTATACTACATTTCTTGTAGCTCTTCTGCTAATCTACAAGGTGCTGCTGGCTGTAGGTGCCTCTGCCGTCTATGTCCACAGGAAGCTGAGGGCCTGA